A region of Capra hircus breed San Clemente chromosome 11, ASM170441v1, whole genome shotgun sequence DNA encodes the following proteins:
- the MRPL35 gene encoding 39S ribosomal protein L35, mitochondrial: MAAAAFAGAVRAASGILRPLNILASSAYRNCTKNVCLNSVLFSRHFSHIQTPVVSSAPRLITSVRSLTCGQTATVLNRMALLLPNVLKPPVRTVTYCSSRKGKRKTVKAVIYRFLRLHSGLWLRRKAGYKKKLWKKTVARKRRLREFVFCNKTQSKLLDKMTTSFWKRRNWYADDPYQMYHDRTNLKV; the protein is encoded by the exons GAATTTTACGGCCCCTGAACATTTTGGCATCTTCAGCCTATCGAAACTGCACCAAGAATGTCTGTCTTAATTCTGTACTGTTCTCCCGACATTTCAGTCATATTCAGACACCAGTTGTGTCCTCTGCTCCCAGACTGATCACATCTGTCAGAAGCCTGACATGTGGGCAGACTGCCACAGTCCTCAACAG aaTGGCCCTCTTGCTCCCAAACGTCCTGAAGCCACCAGTCAGAACTGTAACATACTGCAGTTcgagaaaaggcaagaggaagacTGTGAAAGCTGTCATCTATAGGTTTCTTCGACTTCATAGTGGCCTGTGGCTAAGGAGGAAG GCTGGTTATAagaaaaaattatggaaaaagaCGGTTGCAAGAAAAAGACGCTTAAGGGAATTTGTCTTCTGCAATAAGACCCAGAGTAAGCTCTTAGATAAAATGACGACGTCTTTCTGGAAGAGGCGAAACTGGTATGCTGATGATCCTTATCAGATGTATCACGATCGAACAAACTTGAAAGTATAG